One stretch of Nocardia mangyaensis DNA includes these proteins:
- a CDS encoding DEAD/DEAH box helicase yields MTERLDPLAAGADIEAGYKRYLKTLLAPRDPALATAFDRAVDKTSLLVKGPLLELTPPYAAGATLRSLITEGVLHPGFSEFAATIGLDRPLYRHQETAVRKAVAGRNLVVSTGTGSGKTESFLLPILNELVAQKAAGTLGPGVRALLLYPMNALANDQLKRLRQILSATPDITFGRYTGETKQRRADAEAAYRSMFPGTERLPNEQLSREEMWESPPNILLTNYAMLEYLLLRPRDIELFDGRHSGTWRFIALDEAHVYDGAQGSEVGLLLRRLRDRVAGDLPLQCIATSASLSGSTDDKQGAEATAFAQKLFDAPFEFVDGDPARQDLVTATRMPRRPEPTWQLDDDKLMLLAEPDADLNWVGSNTPSGDVADALHAERRTAELKKHAGPGPKSVAHLAAKMWPDDALAVTKLEALVALGSKVTGRDGNPVLSARYHLFVRATEGAYVSFTDTGPSVLLGRHEIDPATGRAVFEFGTCQRCGAVHLAGQPEFDGVREYFRPAKRDSKVKWLVLTDNETADLVDEDDATLDEDSGPGRGTGTRALCAGCGKLDGGLGSCGADCPGGPVLRVREHRLAQRIMSKCTECGALSRQVIRRLRTDTNAAPAVITTALYQNLPPAEDETAGNVGGGRKLLMFSDSRQQAAFAAPYLEQTYGRMLERRYLAEVLALSKNSGELLCPEDLAAGARGVAVRAEHFDERATSTTLKRAVNPWVMAELMAMDQRLSLEGLGLMSVGLFRPRKAKIPAGFAKIGLTEEEFWGLLDELVKTIRLQGAMNLLPEVDIKEPIFEPRASQIRVRSRSSDRDRRIISWLPGGKPGTTNNRILFLRKVLAAVGASADAELVLDGCWKFLLEHRLLAEENDRIAGVLYQLDQEQLRIRPGADCEWFQCSACRRLTTHNIRELCPQGNCDGRLTTFTLPPLGADTNHYRTAYRTLAMLPLSAREHTAQWEATAAAEVQREFVSGEVNVLSCSTTFELGVDVGDLQSVMLRNMPPKTANYVQRAGRAGRRAASAALVVTYAKRSSHDLSKFQNPESMIAGRMRIPWIPIENDRIGRRHAHSIALAAYFRHCYDRGGEEWRTAGQFFTPVENTQHSAASRVREFLTPVPDAVRASLHAALPARIQREIGVEDSAWVAHLCDQLADAENDIRSDIATFQELIDQAVREGRLDLGARLQKTLRTISDRQLLGYLANKNVLPKYGFPVDTVELRTSHCEGSIGARLELSRDLGQAIYDYAPGNQVVAGGKLWTSRGLHKLPKRELESLQYRVCKECNHFESGHVLDESVCRNCGTEFGPAKRCVLPEFGFVADRKPEDVKSEPPRRAWFGASYVETIGEAVELPPWRSDTGVEVRARSGTRARLAVIGEGSGAGFVLCTWCGWADPIGPNRSKAKSHHRPATGSECSGPLEVVSLAHRYETDVAEITFSSEFTYTPEAEARWLSVLYALLEGASEALEISRDDIDGTLSWSVDGRRSIVLFDTVPAGAGASKQIAAELDRVLRVAAGRVADCDCGPETSCYGCLRSFRNERHHDSLSRAGALAIFDGLGLPDADPRAAVARWDSESVGVSDAVRILLDELDKAGVPQPQIGIEEGRHYWPVELAWPTEKVVVVEGLDDDRDSGLNEDGYQVIPVEASDVARRVGALFTAR; encoded by the coding sequence GTGACCGAGCGGCTCGATCCCCTCGCGGCCGGCGCAGACATCGAGGCCGGTTACAAGAGGTACCTGAAAACACTACTGGCGCCGCGTGATCCCGCCCTGGCGACAGCGTTCGACCGAGCCGTGGACAAAACTTCCTTGCTCGTCAAAGGGCCGTTGCTCGAGCTCACCCCGCCCTATGCGGCCGGTGCCACACTGCGGTCGCTGATCACCGAGGGTGTCCTGCACCCGGGATTCTCCGAGTTCGCCGCGACCATCGGGCTGGACCGGCCGTTGTATCGGCACCAGGAGACCGCGGTGCGCAAGGCCGTCGCTGGTCGGAATCTGGTGGTGAGCACGGGAACCGGTTCCGGTAAGACCGAGAGCTTCCTGCTGCCGATTCTCAACGAGCTGGTCGCCCAGAAGGCTGCTGGCACGCTAGGCCCTGGTGTGCGGGCACTGCTGCTGTATCCGATGAATGCGCTGGCCAACGACCAGCTGAAGCGATTGCGCCAGATCCTTTCTGCCACACCGGACATCACCTTCGGTCGATACACCGGTGAGACCAAGCAGCGCCGTGCCGACGCCGAAGCGGCATATCGGTCGATGTTCCCCGGCACCGAACGACTGCCGAATGAGCAGCTCAGCCGCGAGGAAATGTGGGAGTCCCCGCCGAACATCTTGCTCACCAACTATGCGATGCTCGAATATCTGCTGCTGCGTCCGCGTGACATCGAGCTGTTCGACGGAAGACACTCGGGAACTTGGCGCTTCATCGCCCTCGATGAAGCACATGTCTATGACGGTGCGCAGGGCAGCGAGGTAGGGCTGCTGTTGCGCCGGTTGCGTGACCGCGTCGCCGGTGACCTCCCGCTGCAGTGCATCGCGACCTCGGCATCGTTGTCGGGCAGCACCGACGACAAACAGGGGGCCGAAGCCACTGCCTTCGCACAGAAACTGTTCGACGCGCCGTTCGAGTTCGTCGATGGTGACCCCGCGCGCCAGGACCTGGTGACCGCGACGCGGATGCCGCGCAGGCCCGAACCCACCTGGCAACTCGACGACGACAAATTGATGCTGCTGGCCGAGCCCGACGCGGACCTGAACTGGGTCGGTTCGAACACACCGTCCGGCGACGTCGCCGATGCTCTCCATGCCGAGCGTCGTACTGCCGAGCTCAAGAAGCACGCGGGACCGGGCCCCAAGAGCGTGGCCCATCTGGCGGCGAAGATGTGGCCCGACGACGCTCTGGCCGTGACCAAACTGGAAGCGCTGGTCGCGCTGGGCTCGAAAGTAACCGGCCGAGACGGCAATCCGGTGCTCTCCGCGCGCTACCACCTGTTTGTCCGCGCCACCGAGGGCGCCTATGTGAGCTTCACCGACACCGGACCTTCGGTGTTGCTCGGACGGCACGAGATCGATCCGGCGACCGGACGGGCAGTATTCGAGTTCGGCACCTGTCAGCGATGCGGCGCCGTTCATCTTGCCGGACAACCCGAGTTCGACGGTGTCCGTGAGTACTTCCGTCCCGCCAAACGGGATTCCAAGGTGAAGTGGCTGGTGCTCACCGACAACGAGACGGCCGATCTTGTCGACGAAGATGACGCCACGCTCGACGAAGACAGTGGTCCGGGTCGGGGAACAGGTACCCGGGCACTGTGTGCGGGCTGTGGGAAGCTCGACGGGGGCTTGGGATCCTGCGGGGCCGACTGCCCGGGCGGGCCGGTGCTGCGTGTGCGTGAACATCGGCTGGCGCAACGCATCATGAGCAAGTGCACCGAGTGCGGAGCGCTGTCCCGGCAGGTGATCCGACGGTTGCGTACCGACACGAATGCCGCACCGGCGGTGATCACCACCGCGCTGTATCAGAACTTGCCACCGGCCGAGGACGAGACAGCGGGGAACGTCGGTGGGGGACGCAAGCTCCTGATGTTCTCCGACTCGCGGCAACAGGCCGCGTTCGCCGCGCCCTATCTCGAACAGACCTATGGTCGGATGCTCGAGCGCCGGTACCTCGCGGAGGTACTGGCGCTGTCGAAGAACTCCGGTGAATTGCTCTGTCCGGAAGATCTCGCCGCCGGTGCGCGAGGAGTAGCGGTCCGCGCCGAGCACTTCGACGAGCGGGCCACGAGTACCACGCTCAAACGGGCCGTCAACCCGTGGGTGATGGCCGAGCTCATGGCCATGGACCAGCGGTTGTCCCTCGAAGGCCTCGGGCTGATGTCGGTCGGGTTGTTCCGGCCACGGAAGGCGAAGATACCGGCCGGATTCGCCAAGATCGGGCTGACCGAAGAGGAATTCTGGGGTCTGCTCGACGAGCTCGTGAAGACCATCCGGCTCCAGGGCGCGATGAATCTGCTGCCCGAAGTCGACATCAAAGAACCGATTTTCGAGCCGCGAGCGAGTCAGATCAGGGTTCGTTCCCGGAGTTCCGACCGGGACCGCCGCATCATCAGCTGGCTGCCGGGCGGCAAGCCTGGCACAACGAACAACCGGATTCTGTTCCTGCGCAAGGTGCTGGCCGCAGTTGGTGCGTCGGCCGATGCCGAGCTGGTTCTCGACGGCTGCTGGAAGTTCCTGCTGGAGCACCGCTTGCTCGCCGAAGAGAACGACCGGATCGCCGGTGTGCTCTACCAGCTCGACCAGGAACAGCTGCGAATTCGTCCCGGTGCCGACTGCGAGTGGTTCCAGTGCAGCGCGTGCCGTCGTTTGACCACGCACAATATTCGCGAACTGTGTCCGCAGGGCAACTGCGACGGCAGGCTGACGACGTTCACCTTGCCACCGCTGGGTGCCGACACCAACCATTACCGCACGGCCTACCGCACGCTGGCCATGTTGCCGCTGTCGGCGCGCGAGCACACCGCGCAATGGGAAGCGACCGCGGCAGCGGAAGTACAGCGCGAGTTCGTTTCCGGCGAGGTCAATGTCCTGTCGTGCTCGACGACCTTCGAGCTCGGTGTGGACGTGGGTGATCTCCAGTCGGTGATGCTGCGCAACATGCCGCCCAAAACCGCGAACTATGTGCAGCGAGCGGGCCGCGCGGGTCGTCGCGCCGCCTCGGCCGCGCTGGTGGTGACCTATGCCAAGCGCAGCTCACACGACCTGTCGAAGTTCCAGAACCCGGAATCCATGATCGCGGGGCGGATGCGGATTCCGTGGATTCCCATCGAGAACGACAGGATCGGGCGCAGGCACGCGCATTCGATCGCCTTGGCGGCCTATTTCCGCCACTGCTATGACCGGGGCGGCGAAGAATGGCGTACTGCTGGACAATTCTTCACACCCGTTGAGAACACACAGCACTCCGCGGCCTCGCGTGTCCGGGAATTCCTCACTCCGGTTCCGGATGCTGTGCGGGCCTCATTGCATGCTGCGCTCCCGGCGAGGATCCAGCGCGAGATCGGCGTCGAGGACAGTGCGTGGGTCGCGCACCTGTGTGACCAGCTGGCTGATGCCGAGAACGATATCCGCTCCGATATCGCGACGTTTCAGGAGCTGATCGACCAAGCCGTACGGGAAGGCCGGCTCGACCTGGGGGCGCGACTGCAGAAGACACTGCGCACGATCAGTGACCGCCAGCTGCTCGGCTACTTGGCCAACAAGAACGTGCTGCCGAAATATGGGTTCCCGGTGGATACCGTGGAACTGCGGACCTCGCACTGCGAGGGCAGTATCGGTGCCAGGCTGGAGCTGTCCCGAGATCTCGGGCAGGCAATCTACGATTACGCGCCCGGCAATCAGGTGGTGGCAGGCGGGAAGCTGTGGACTTCACGCGGCCTGCACAAGTTGCCGAAGCGAGAGCTCGAGTCGCTTCAGTACCGAGTGTGCAAGGAGTGCAACCACTTCGAGTCCGGACATGTGCTCGACGAGTCGGTCTGCCGGAACTGCGGCACCGAGTTCGGACCTGCCAAGCGATGCGTGCTACCCGAATTCGGATTCGTGGCGGACCGCAAGCCCGAGGACGTGAAGTCCGAGCCGCCTCGGCGGGCGTGGTTCGGCGCCAGCTATGTGGAGACCATCGGCGAAGCGGTCGAACTGCCGCCGTGGCGATCGGACACCGGGGTCGAGGTACGCGCGCGCTCCGGCACCCGGGCCAGGCTCGCGGTGATCGGCGAAGGATCGGGCGCAGGCTTTGTGCTCTGCACGTGGTGTGGCTGGGCGGACCCGATCGGCCCGAACCGCAGCAAGGCCAAATCCCATCATCGTCCCGCGACGGGAAGCGAGTGTTCCGGACCGCTGGAGGTGGTTTCGCTGGCGCATCGCTACGAGACCGACGTCGCCGAGATCACCTTCTCCTCCGAATTCACCTACACGCCCGAAGCCGAAGCGCGGTGGTTGTCGGTGCTGTATGCGTTGCTCGAGGGGGCTTCCGAAGCGCTCGAGATCAGCCGCGATGACATCGACGGCACGCTGTCGTGGAGTGTCGACGGGCGACGCAGCATCGTACTGTTCGATACCGTTCCGGCAGGGGCGGGCGCGTCGAAGCAGATCGCAGCTGAACTCGATCGGGTCCTGCGTGTCGCCGCGGGGCGGGTGGCCGATTGCGATTGTGGTCCAGAGACCTCGTGCTATGGATGCCTACGCTCGTTTCGCAATGAGCGCCACCACGACAGTTTGTCCCGGGCCGGTGCGCTGGCGATATTCGACGGTCTCGGTCTCCCCGACGCCGACCCTCGTGCGGCTGTCGCGCGCTGGGACTCGGAGTCGGTGGGGGTATCCGACGCTGTCCGGATACTGCTCGATGAGCTCGACAAGGCAGGGGTGCCGCAACCTCAGATCGGGATCGAGGAAGGTCGTCATTATTGGCCGGTCGAACTCGCATGGCCCACGGAGAAGGTCGTCGTTGTCGAAGGCCTGGACGATGACCGCGATTCAGGCCTGAACGAAGACGGCTACCAGGTGATTCCGGTCGAGGCGTCCGATGTCGCACGGCGGGTCGGCGCGCTGTTCACGGCGCGGTGA
- the gntA gene encoding guanitoxin biosynthesis heme-dependent pre-guanitoxin N-hydroxylase GntA: MATDVRAEVESFLLGDRFACLAGRSAWRQGGITHGHYDVMGGEESARLLAADLAEFVDGADWGSRKFTSFIATFEQPRGVDELRFEELLWQHLQLLHEADADRFAWAAGCSSDPRSGEFKYSVAGHPFFVIGLHETHRRVGRRPPFPMLAFNSHEQFARIKADGMWDRLADKIRKQDIMLQGDINPNLMEYETLSEARRYSGRPKPADWQCPFSARAAAAEGALSGARHV, translated from the coding sequence TTGGCGACGGATGTGCGAGCCGAGGTGGAGTCCTTCCTTCTCGGAGACCGGTTCGCCTGTCTGGCGGGTCGCTCCGCCTGGCGTCAGGGCGGTATCACTCATGGCCATTACGACGTCATGGGCGGCGAGGAGTCGGCGCGGCTGCTGGCCGCGGATCTCGCGGAGTTCGTTGACGGCGCCGACTGGGGCTCTCGCAAGTTCACCAGCTTCATCGCGACCTTCGAGCAGCCTCGCGGTGTGGACGAGCTGCGCTTCGAAGAGCTGTTGTGGCAGCACCTGCAGCTGTTGCACGAGGCGGACGCGGACCGGTTCGCCTGGGCGGCCGGATGTTCGTCGGATCCGCGGTCCGGTGAGTTCAAGTACAGCGTGGCGGGGCATCCGTTCTTCGTGATCGGCTTGCACGAGACACATCGGCGGGTCGGCCGCCGTCCGCCGTTTCCGATGCTGGCGTTCAATTCCCACGAGCAGTTCGCGCGGATCAAGGCCGACGGGATGTGGGATCGGCTGGCAGACAAGATCCGTAAGCAGGACATCATGCTGCAGGGTGACATCAACCCGAATCTGATGGAGTACGAGACGCTGTCCGAAGCGCGCCGCTACTCCGGTCGCCCCAAGCCCGCGGATTGGCAATGCCCGTTCAGCGCCCGTGCCGCGGCGGCCGAGGGTGCGCTGTCAGGTGCTCGGCACGTCTGA
- a CDS encoding CocE/NonD family hydrolase, translated as MARVAVGVALVLAVAVPVTAEPLTVEYTWTQEYLTAPDGTRLHADILRPAGVAADERTPVILTASPYRAHLAYLSQPRPEGGPSTENLPVEWALRAGYTYVIVDLRGFGGSNGCPDFGGPGEQSDVVAAVEWAASRPWSTGRVGMVGTSYEGWTGMMALAGKAKGLAAVAAFEPVVDPYSYLYMQGTAWKFGGKPLTEDGVRPADTAGAEHLAIASTPGHWSDSDEYRANAVAMPPGCAEGYLALTTDHNGANPGWQERNMVDALRGNTIPLFLGQSFLDSNTRADRVIEAWEARGPGEHRAWFGQWGHSDCSTRCGTPHFANELFAFLDRHVAGAEVEVPGPPVTVGQFDGGWRGEPVWPPTDSRRVSVDLRTGTYTDRGLLPGPDREIWSISAPVSEPVHLAGRATASLKLAGPHHATVALELYDIAPDGQATVFTRGIAPVGPDAEIRLLWQDARLDIGHRLGIRITDVVDDVWSHIPANAIITVTSARLDLPLLTTPRELDLTGGVPIWHERWRNVEAVHLDQAMLSDPAHAVELPTVN; from the coding sequence GTGGCGCGGGTAGCGGTTGGTGTGGCGTTGGTGCTGGCAGTGGCGGTGCCGGTGACGGCTGAGCCGTTGACGGTGGAGTACACGTGGACGCAGGAGTATCTGACCGCGCCCGATGGGACCCGGTTGCATGCTGACATCTTGCGGCCGGCGGGGGTGGCGGCCGATGAGCGGACGCCGGTGATCCTGACGGCGAGTCCGTATCGGGCGCATCTGGCCTACCTGAGTCAGCCACGGCCCGAGGGCGGGCCGTCGACGGAGAATCTGCCCGTCGAGTGGGCGCTGCGGGCGGGGTACACCTATGTGATCGTGGATCTTCGGGGGTTCGGTGGGTCCAACGGGTGTCCGGATTTCGGTGGGCCGGGGGAACAGTCGGATGTGGTGGCCGCGGTGGAGTGGGCGGCGAGCCGGCCGTGGTCGACGGGGCGGGTCGGGATGGTCGGGACGTCGTATGAGGGCTGGACCGGCATGATGGCGCTGGCCGGGAAGGCGAAGGGGCTGGCCGCGGTGGCGGCGTTCGAACCGGTCGTCGATCCGTACTCCTATCTGTACATGCAGGGCACGGCGTGGAAATTCGGTGGCAAGCCGCTGACCGAGGACGGGGTTCGGCCCGCCGACACCGCGGGGGCCGAGCATCTCGCGATCGCCTCGACGCCCGGTCACTGGTCGGACTCCGACGAGTACCGGGCCAATGCCGTCGCGATGCCTCCGGGCTGCGCCGAGGGCTACCTGGCACTCACCACCGACCACAACGGTGCCAACCCTGGCTGGCAGGAGCGCAACATGGTCGATGCGCTGCGCGGCAATACGATTCCGCTGTTCCTCGGCCAGAGTTTCCTCGACTCCAACACCAGGGCCGACCGCGTCATCGAGGCGTGGGAGGCGCGCGGTCCCGGCGAGCACCGGGCGTGGTTCGGGCAGTGGGGACACTCCGACTGCAGTACTCGCTGTGGGACACCGCATTTCGCGAATGAACTGTTCGCCTTCCTCGACCGGCATGTGGCGGGTGCCGAGGTGGAGGTGCCGGGCCCGCCGGTCACGGTCGGCCAGTTCGACGGTGGGTGGCGTGGTGAGCCTGTCTGGCCGCCGACTGATTCCCGTCGAGTGTCGGTCGATCTGCGGACCGGCACCTACACCGATCGTGGGCTGCTGCCCGGACCGGACCGTGAGATCTGGTCGATCTCGGCGCCGGTGTCCGAGCCCGTGCACCTGGCCGGACGCGCCACGGCCTCGCTGAAGCTGGCGGGACCACACCATGCCACCGTCGCGCTGGAGCTCTACGACATCGCCCCGGACGGGCAGGCCACGGTCTTCACGCGTGGCATCGCTCCGGTCGGCCCGGACGCCGAGATCCGCTTGCTCTGGCAGGACGCCCGGCTCGACATCGGACATCGGCTCGGCATTCGCATCACGGATGTCGTCGACGACGTCTGGTCGCACATCCCGGCGAACGCGATCATCACGGTGACCTCGGCGCGCCTCGACCTGCCGCTGCTCACCACTCCGCGTGAGCTGGACCTGACCGGCGGCGTCCCCATTTGGCACGAACGCTGGCGCAACGTCGAAGCGGTCCACCTCGACCAGGCGATGCTGTCCGATCCCGCACACGCAGTCGAACTGCCCACCGTGAACTGA
- a CDS encoding alpha/beta fold hydrolase: protein MVTTDSIVFGAAGFIGRSLVAELLRTGHTVTAALRAGSHDRLRTWLDSHDVDTTALTITTTDIGEPDLALGKPIEGVRDVYNAAALMKFGLDADVARRVNLDGALHVLEWAARQPDLRRIVHITGYRVQGSDNSLEADYRNGAYGASKTEADVLLREVAAARDIPLTFANPAGVLGPGQYFGLADIIDNLWRGRLPALPGSADTFIPVVDLDYLVRVIAGLPTLPDTVGRSYPLLDATTPNLPELIRLVADHLRVPAPRFTIPVSVVRRLPRALSHADPETLPFISDDRYDTTASEDVARRLGVAHPPVGDLLRTYAEGIVATRNGAVDAPAHAGFRDGTWVSGDQRDPGYVLLHGIPIDSDSWLDVTQRLDRPYLAADLPGLGRSAKSTASPGDWADELMAPVRTTPVLVGHSLGTGPAIEFALRHPERVARLVLIAPALLQQPAAWLIGTPITAEVVKRLPTAKLAELLGTPDGPAIASAAANLRRPGVAQRTFATLRAAGAAARRAELAAKLARVQVPVDIIVGANDPLTEPTGHSVITIPDTGHYPHLTHPELVAQILRGEPPATTAGSVQNSRQGITT from the coding sequence ATGGTCACCACCGACTCGATCGTCTTCGGCGCCGCCGGATTCATCGGCCGCTCCCTCGTCGCCGAACTGTTGCGCACCGGACACACCGTCACCGCCGCGCTGCGCGCGGGCAGCCACGATCGGCTCCGCACCTGGCTCGACAGCCACGACGTCGACACCACCGCGCTGACAATCACCACCACCGACATCGGCGAACCGGATCTGGCCCTCGGCAAGCCGATCGAAGGAGTTCGCGATGTCTACAACGCGGCCGCGCTGATGAAATTCGGCCTCGATGCCGACGTGGCCCGCCGGGTCAATCTCGACGGGGCCCTGCACGTGCTGGAATGGGCCGCGCGGCAACCGGATCTGCGGCGCATCGTGCACATCACCGGCTACCGCGTCCAGGGATCGGACAACAGCCTGGAAGCCGACTACCGCAACGGCGCGTACGGCGCCTCGAAGACCGAAGCCGACGTCTTGCTACGCGAGGTCGCCGCCGCACGCGACATCCCGTTGACCTTCGCCAACCCCGCCGGGGTCCTCGGCCCCGGCCAGTACTTCGGGCTCGCCGACATCATCGACAATCTGTGGCGGGGCCGGTTGCCCGCGCTGCCGGGCTCTGCCGACACCTTCATCCCGGTCGTCGACCTCGACTACCTGGTGCGAGTCATCGCCGGACTGCCCACGCTGCCCGACACCGTGGGCCGGTCCTACCCGCTGCTCGACGCGACCACGCCGAACCTGCCCGAGTTGATCCGGCTGGTCGCCGACCACTTGCGCGTTCCGGCACCACGTTTCACCATTCCGGTCTCGGTGGTGCGCCGACTCCCCCGGGCACTGTCGCACGCCGATCCCGAAACGTTGCCGTTCATCAGCGACGACCGCTACGACACCACGGCGAGCGAGGACGTCGCGCGACGGCTCGGTGTGGCGCATCCGCCGGTCGGCGACCTTCTGCGTACCTACGCCGAGGGGATCGTCGCCACCCGCAACGGCGCCGTCGACGCACCGGCGCACGCCGGATTCCGGGACGGCACCTGGGTGAGTGGCGATCAGCGGGACCCCGGTTACGTTTTGTTGCACGGGATTCCGATCGACAGCGATTCCTGGCTCGACGTCACCCAGCGATTGGACCGACCGTATCTGGCGGCCGATCTGCCCGGGCTGGGACGATCGGCGAAGTCGACTGCCTCGCCGGGCGACTGGGCCGATGAGCTCATGGCGCCGGTGCGCACCACGCCGGTGCTCGTCGGTCACTCGCTCGGGACCGGACCGGCGATCGAGTTCGCCCTGCGTCATCCCGAACGGGTGGCGCGGCTGGTACTGATCGCGCCCGCCCTTCTGCAACAGCCCGCCGCGTGGCTGATCGGCACACCGATCACGGCAGAGGTGGTCAAGCGGCTTCCCACCGCGAAACTCGCCGAGTTGCTCGGCACTCCGGACGGCCCGGCAATCGCCTCGGCTGCGGCCAACCTTCGACGTCCCGGTGTCGCACAGCGCACCTTCGCTACGCTGCGCGCTGCCGGTGCAGCTGCCCGCCGGGCCGAACTCGCCGCGAAACTCGCACGCGTGCAGGTCCCGGTCGACATCATCGTCGGCGCGAACGATCCGCTGACCGAACCGACGGGCCACTCTGTCATCACGATTCCCGACACCGGCCACTACCCGCACCTGACACATCCCGAACTGGTGGCGCAGATTCTGCGCGGTGAACCTCCCGCCACGACAGCGGGATCGGTTCAGAATTCCCGTCAGGGCATCACGACCTAG
- a CDS encoding TetR/AcrR family transcriptional regulator, giving the protein MGKKGAETRSKLIRATRSLIESQGYFGAGLNQIVQDSGAPRGSLYFHFPGGKDELVSAALTESGADIAQIIRTIEASDAPDFARKMLTLLGDQLEASDWTIGCPVAAVALDTASTNTAVRQSCSATYQLWEEAIRERLIGFGHPEPERVTTVALALIEGGLILARTHRDRRPLRQLADTIDMLI; this is encoded by the coding sequence ATGGGCAAGAAGGGCGCCGAGACGCGGAGCAAGCTGATCAGGGCCACACGCTCGCTGATCGAGTCGCAGGGCTACTTCGGCGCCGGACTCAATCAGATCGTGCAGGACAGCGGAGCGCCACGCGGGTCGCTGTACTTCCACTTCCCTGGCGGCAAAGACGAACTGGTCTCGGCGGCACTCACCGAGAGCGGGGCCGACATCGCCCAGATCATCCGCACCATCGAGGCGAGCGACGCCCCCGATTTCGCCCGCAAGATGCTGACCCTGCTCGGCGATCAACTCGAAGCCTCGGACTGGACCATCGGCTGCCCTGTCGCCGCCGTCGCGTTGGACACCGCATCCACCAATACCGCGGTGCGGCAATCCTGCTCGGCTACCTATCAACTCTGGGAAGAGGCGATTCGCGAGCGACTGATCGGCTTCGGCCACCCCGAACCGGAACGTGTCACCACCGTGGCACTCGCCCTGATCGAGGGCGGACTGATTCTCGCCCGCACTCATCGTGACCGCCGGCCGCTGCGCCAGCTCGCCGACACCATCGACATGCTGATCTGA
- a CDS encoding NAD(P)H-dependent flavin oxidoreductase produces the protein MLSTTWSRALGLRVPVVNAPMGGAAGGRLAAAVTAAGGLGMIGMGSAGSVDALRRELVEAGDATVGIGLVDWVRTRESDLLDTAIAAEPRALSVSFGTDFSWVPAVRDAGIRTVTQVYDVPGAHRAQDAGIDVLVARGSEGGGHGADRLALLPLLDAVLEIATVPVLAAGGIGSGRALAAVLAAGASGAWLGTCLAAAEESLLPENARRAMLAADSTSTVLTTAFDEALDLPWPPIYPARVLRNEFTDPWSRPNGDEEPPSTERLREAIYSDDPRLAPVDAGQGVGLVTHVEPVAVTIERLSTDAAALLG, from the coding sequence ATCCTGTCGACCACCTGGTCCCGCGCGCTCGGATTACGGGTGCCGGTGGTGAACGCGCCGATGGGCGGCGCGGCGGGCGGCCGGCTCGCGGCGGCGGTCACCGCGGCGGGTGGGCTCGGCATGATCGGCATGGGCAGCGCGGGCTCGGTCGACGCGCTCCGACGGGAACTCGTCGAGGCCGGTGACGCTACCGTGGGAATCGGACTGGTGGACTGGGTGCGCACCCGCGAGTCCGATCTGCTCGACACCGCGATCGCCGCCGAACCCCGCGCGCTCTCGGTCAGTTTCGGGACCGATTTCTCCTGGGTGCCGGCCGTGCGGGACGCGGGCATCCGCACGGTGACCCAGGTCTACGACGTGCCCGGCGCGCACCGCGCCCAGGACGCCGGGATCGATGTCCTCGTCGCCCGCGGCAGCGAAGGCGGTGGTCACGGCGCCGATCGCCTCGCCCTCCTGCCGCTGCTCGACGCGGTGCTCGAGATCGCGACCGTTCCGGTGCTGGCGGCGGGCGGAATCGGTTCGGGGCGCGCCCTCGCCGCGGTGCTCGCGGCAGGGGCGTCGGGGGCGTGGCTGGGCACCTGTCTGGCCGCGGCCGAGGAATCCCTGCTGCCGGAGAACGCCCGCCGGGCCATGCTCGCCGCCGACTCCACCAGCACCGTCCTCACCACCGCCTTCGACGAAGCACTCGATCTGCCCTGGCCACCGATCTACCCGGCCCGCGTGCTGCGCAACGAGTTCACCGATCCGTGGTCGCGGCCCAATGGCGACGAGGAGCCCCCGAGTACCGAAAGACTGCGCGAAGCCATCTATTCCGATGATCCGCGGCTCGCTCCGGTCGACGCGGGGCAGGGCGTCGGCCTGGTCACCCACGTCGAGCCCGTCGCCGTCACCATCGAACGCCTGTCCACCGACGCCGCCGCCCTGCTCGGCTGA